Proteins from a single region of Salvelinus fontinalis isolate EN_2023a chromosome 15, ASM2944872v1, whole genome shotgun sequence:
- the LOC129811387 gene encoding zinc finger protein 585A-like isoform X1 has translation MSPERETLLDDIALSLWTLTEDNLRYLCERCGICVKDGSEVKGESRRSLRRKILEEYCENADLTESEEQGMSRLLQLKEDITGIEEEASVVPASPSQSATAGSSQACCHGEQNEESGGWFPSRQLEAEPVPHWLIIPQQRVRGNGEDEPNSSLSFKSETKCTESLGPGCDGGQQAPETASWQTLKRLTVLLEDCRFMPGQRVNIKAEEEEEEIISVLADDGKSSESSRPQDKTSHSSQREKSSTKLSRLKRHLHSGETPSHCSGSKESVSTVTLSKRPETVHPKEKCQGCGRSFSSSGCIRKHMPLFRSGEKPFHCLECSRKYTRSDHMVICSGVRPYQCPDCEKQCQEVSHALVKSSDPNHVLVHSGEKLYQYPYCEKTFTASDHTQQLYTHTGETPYCCSDCNSYFVNALQFKRHKQEHTGEKPHVCSKCDICFFIEEDLKAHEMIHTEKLHPCSDCGQTFITARYLTKHKRIHLRIKPFRCTQCDKGYTNSDQLKVHTMTHTGERPYQCGQCKKSFKTKPHLKYHLLIHEVGMFHHCPDCDQRFSAEETLKEHMQLHTGEKPFHCLQCEKTYSTSDGLKEHMMTHTDSDGSPSTRNVEEQCQEMHAVEQSSNINQHPREHSVENPHQCPHCEKGFSKQSYLKEHLLLHACEMPYQCKKSYPTSRRLKDHKANSQIERPCICSDCGKSFAQLRSLTRHQQIHTGEKPHQCHICEKSFYRKSNLQQHLAVHAGKKPYQCSHCEKNFSRQLQLKIHMYSHTGEQTYHCADCNSYFLYALQFKRHMQEHTGEKPHLCADCGLTFLIEEDLKAHERIHRGEKPHHCSDCGRNFSSAGCLKQHKLLHLGHKSFQCERCDKKFSRSIQLKVHMSRHTGEKPYQCSDCDKSYCLSNLLQKHRSITHRGEKPYLCSDCGKCFGYRHQLVVHQRMHTGEKPFVCSECGKQYSNTCGLKIHQRTHTGEKPYQCPDCDQCFIRVDSLKHHQSSTHTGKWPFNCIICGKGFSSSCELKGHMRSHSGDKPYQCPVCEKRFTLAGTCRKHQKTHTVREKPHACSECEKSFVNVQRLKVHKRVHTGEKPYHCSDCGKNFTQLTSLNRHKVKQHKRI, from the exons ATGAGTCCAGAGAGGGAAACGTTGTTGGATGACATAGCACTGAGTTTATGGACTTTAACTGAGGATAATTTACGTTATCTATGTGAGCGGTGTGGAATATGTGTCAAAGATGGGTCTGAAGTCAAAGGAGAGAGTCGACGCTCATTGCGTCGTAAAATACTGGAGGAATATTGTGAGAATGCTGATCTAACAGAATCCGAGGAGCAGGGAATGTCTCGCTTACTACAACTGAAAGAAGACATCACCGGAATAGAGGAAGAGGCTAGCGTTGTACCCGCGAGTCCCAGCCAATCAGCGACAGCGGGCAGCTCACAAGCATGCTGCCATGGAGAACAGAATGAAGAGAGTGGGGGTTGGTTTCCCAGCAGGCAGCTGGAGGCAGAGCCAGTTCCACATTGGCTCATTATACCACAGCAGAGAGTGAGGGGG AACGGTGAAGATGAACCCAACTCGTCTCTTTCTTTCAAGTCTGAGACCAAATGTACAGAGTCACTGGGTCCTGGTTGTGACGGAGGGCAGCAGGCTCCAGAGACGGCGTCTTGGCAGACTCTAAAGAGGTTAACAGTGCTGCTGGAGGACTGCAGGTTTATGCCGGGCCAGAGAGTCAACATCAaagcagaagaggaggaggaggagattatTTCTGTCTTGGCTGATGATG GAAAGAGCTCCGAGTCCTCAAGACCCCAAGACAAGACATCTCACAGTTCTCAACGTGAGAAGAGCTCCACAAAACTATCACGTCTTAAACGGCACCTGCACTCTGGAGAGACGCCGTCCCACTGTTCAGGTAGCAAAGAAAGTGTCTCTACTGTGACGTTGTCAAAGAGACCCGAGACAGTCCATCCTAAAGAGAAGTGTCAGGGCTGCGGGAGAAGTTTCTCGTCATCAGGATGTATCAGGAAACACATGCCGTTGTTCCGTTCAGGAGAGAAACCCTTCCACTGCCTAGAGTGTAGTAGAAAGTACACCAGATCAGATCATATGGTTATATGCTCTGGTGTGAGACCTTACCAATGCCCTGACTGTGAAAAACAATGTCAGGAAGTATCACATGCTTTAGTAAAAAGTTCTGATCCTAATCATGTGTTAGTACATTCTGGAGAGAAATTGTATCAATACCCTTACTGTGAGAAGACTTTCACCGCATCAGACCATACTCAacagctgtacacacacactggagagacacCTTACTGTTGTTCAGATTGTAATTCATATTTCGTTAATGCGTTACAATTTAAGAGACATAAGCAAGagcacactggagagaagcctcaCGTCTGCTCCAAATGTGATATTTGTTTCTTTATAGAAGAGGACTTAAAAGCACATGAAATGATTCACACAGAGAAGCTTCACCCCTGTTCGGACTGTGGGCAAACATTTATTACAGCGCGGTATTTAACCAAACACAAGAGGATACATTTACGGATTAAGCCTTTCCGTTGCACCCAATGTGACAAGGGGTACACCAATTCAGATCAGCTAAAAGTTCATACGATGACGCATACTGGGGAGCGGCCTTACCAATGTGGTCAATGTAAGAAGAGTTTTAAAACCAAGCCGCATCTTAAATACCACCTGTTAATTCATGAGGTAGGGATGTTTCACCACTGCCCTGACTGTGATCAAAGGTTCTCTGCTGAGGAAACTTTAAAAGAACACATGCAGTTACACACGGGAGAGAAACCTTTCCACTGTCTGCAATGTGAGAAGACGTACAGTACTTCAGATGGATTAAAAGAACATATGATGACTCATACTGATTCTGATGGGTCACCAAGTACCAGAAATGTAGAAGAACAATGTCAGGAAATGCATGCTGTCGAACAGAGTTCCAATATTAATCAACACCCGCGTGAACATTCTGTAGAGAACCCTCATCAGTGTCCTCACTGTGAGAAGGGTTTCTCAAAACAATCGTATCTTAAAGAGCACTTGCTTTTACACGCTTGTGAGATGCCTTACCAGTGTAAGAAAAGTTATCCGACTTCCAGAAGATTAAAAGATCATAAGGCAAACTCTCAAATAGAAAGGCCTTGTATTtgttctgactgtggaaagagctTTGCTCAACTACGCAGCCTTACTAGGCACCAGCAAATACACACTGGGGAAAAGCCTCACCAGTGCCACATCTGTGAGAAGAGTTTCTACAGAAAATCTAATCTTCAACAACACTTGGCAGTACATGCTGGCAAGAAACCTTACCAGTGCTCTCATTGTGAGAAGAATTTCTCAAGACAATTACAACTTAAGATACACATGTACTCACACACTGGAGAGCAAACTTACCATTGTGCCGATTGTAATTCATATTTCCTTTATGCGTTACAATTTAAGAGACATATGCAAGagcacactggagagaagcctcaCCTCTGCGCCGACTGTGGTCTAACCTTCCTTATCGAAGAGGACTTAAAAGCACACGAAAGGattcacagaggagagaagcctcatcactgctctgactgtgggcgAAATTTCTCCTCGGCGGGATGCTTAAAGCAACACAAGCTCTTACATCTGGGACACAAATCTTTCCAATGTGAGCGATGTGATAAGAAGTTCTCAAGATCGATTCAGTTGAAAGTTCATATGTCAagacacactggagagaaaccatatCAATGTTCTGACTGTGATAAAAGTTATTGTCTTTCCAACCTCTTACAAAAACATCGTAGTataacacacaggggagaaaaacCTTACctttgctctgactgtggaaagtgTTTTGGTTACCGACACCAACTCGTAGTCCACCAGCGAATGCACACCGGGGAAAAGCCTTTTGTCTGCTCTGAGTGTGGAAAACAGTATTCCAATACATGTGGCTTGAAGATACATCAGCGAACACATACTGGCGAGAAACCGTACCAATGTCCTGACTGTGATCAATGTTTCATCCGGGTAGATTCCCTTAAACACCATCAATCATCAACGCATACCGGGAAGTGGCCTTTCAACTGCATTATTTGTGGGAAAGGTTTTTCGTCTAGCTGTGAGCTGAAAGGCCACATGCGCAGTCATAGTGGTGATAAACCTTATCAATGCCCTGTCTGTGAGAAGCGTTTCACGCTCGCGGGAACCTGTCGAAAACACCAGAAAACTCACACGGTGAGAGAGAAACCTCATGCCTGTTCTGAATGCGAAAAGAGTTTTGTAAATGTACAAAGACTAAAGGTACACAAGAGAGTACATACTGGTGAGAAGCCAtaccactgctctgactgtgggaagaacTTCACTCAATTGACAAGCTTAAATAGGCACAAGGTCAAACAACACAAAAGGATATAG
- the LOC129811387 gene encoding zinc finger protein 585A-like isoform X2, which produces MSPERETLLDDIALSLWTLTEDNLRYLCERCGICVKDGSEVKGESRRSLRRKILEEYCENADLTESEEQGMSRLLQLKEDITGIEEEASVVPASPSQSATAGSSQACCHGEQNEESGGWFPSRQLEAEPVPHWLIIPQQRVRGSETKCTESLGPGCDGGQQAPETASWQTLKRLTVLLEDCRFMPGQRVNIKAEEEEEEIISVLADDGKSSESSRPQDKTSHSSQREKSSTKLSRLKRHLHSGETPSHCSGSKESVSTVTLSKRPETVHPKEKCQGCGRSFSSSGCIRKHMPLFRSGEKPFHCLECSRKYTRSDHMVICSGVRPYQCPDCEKQCQEVSHALVKSSDPNHVLVHSGEKLYQYPYCEKTFTASDHTQQLYTHTGETPYCCSDCNSYFVNALQFKRHKQEHTGEKPHVCSKCDICFFIEEDLKAHEMIHTEKLHPCSDCGQTFITARYLTKHKRIHLRIKPFRCTQCDKGYTNSDQLKVHTMTHTGERPYQCGQCKKSFKTKPHLKYHLLIHEVGMFHHCPDCDQRFSAEETLKEHMQLHTGEKPFHCLQCEKTYSTSDGLKEHMMTHTDSDGSPSTRNVEEQCQEMHAVEQSSNINQHPREHSVENPHQCPHCEKGFSKQSYLKEHLLLHACEMPYQCKKSYPTSRRLKDHKANSQIERPCICSDCGKSFAQLRSLTRHQQIHTGEKPHQCHICEKSFYRKSNLQQHLAVHAGKKPYQCSHCEKNFSRQLQLKIHMYSHTGEQTYHCADCNSYFLYALQFKRHMQEHTGEKPHLCADCGLTFLIEEDLKAHERIHRGEKPHHCSDCGRNFSSAGCLKQHKLLHLGHKSFQCERCDKKFSRSIQLKVHMSRHTGEKPYQCSDCDKSYCLSNLLQKHRSITHRGEKPYLCSDCGKCFGYRHQLVVHQRMHTGEKPFVCSECGKQYSNTCGLKIHQRTHTGEKPYQCPDCDQCFIRVDSLKHHQSSTHTGKWPFNCIICGKGFSSSCELKGHMRSHSGDKPYQCPVCEKRFTLAGTCRKHQKTHTVREKPHACSECEKSFVNVQRLKVHKRVHTGEKPYHCSDCGKNFTQLTSLNRHKVKQHKRI; this is translated from the exons ATGAGTCCAGAGAGGGAAACGTTGTTGGATGACATAGCACTGAGTTTATGGACTTTAACTGAGGATAATTTACGTTATCTATGTGAGCGGTGTGGAATATGTGTCAAAGATGGGTCTGAAGTCAAAGGAGAGAGTCGACGCTCATTGCGTCGTAAAATACTGGAGGAATATTGTGAGAATGCTGATCTAACAGAATCCGAGGAGCAGGGAATGTCTCGCTTACTACAACTGAAAGAAGACATCACCGGAATAGAGGAAGAGGCTAGCGTTGTACCCGCGAGTCCCAGCCAATCAGCGACAGCGGGCAGCTCACAAGCATGCTGCCATGGAGAACAGAATGAAGAGAGTGGGGGTTGGTTTCCCAGCAGGCAGCTGGAGGCAGAGCCAGTTCCACATTGGCTCATTATACCACAGCAGAGAGTGAGGGGG TCTGAGACCAAATGTACAGAGTCACTGGGTCCTGGTTGTGACGGAGGGCAGCAGGCTCCAGAGACGGCGTCTTGGCAGACTCTAAAGAGGTTAACAGTGCTGCTGGAGGACTGCAGGTTTATGCCGGGCCAGAGAGTCAACATCAaagcagaagaggaggaggaggagattatTTCTGTCTTGGCTGATGATG GAAAGAGCTCCGAGTCCTCAAGACCCCAAGACAAGACATCTCACAGTTCTCAACGTGAGAAGAGCTCCACAAAACTATCACGTCTTAAACGGCACCTGCACTCTGGAGAGACGCCGTCCCACTGTTCAGGTAGCAAAGAAAGTGTCTCTACTGTGACGTTGTCAAAGAGACCCGAGACAGTCCATCCTAAAGAGAAGTGTCAGGGCTGCGGGAGAAGTTTCTCGTCATCAGGATGTATCAGGAAACACATGCCGTTGTTCCGTTCAGGAGAGAAACCCTTCCACTGCCTAGAGTGTAGTAGAAAGTACACCAGATCAGATCATATGGTTATATGCTCTGGTGTGAGACCTTACCAATGCCCTGACTGTGAAAAACAATGTCAGGAAGTATCACATGCTTTAGTAAAAAGTTCTGATCCTAATCATGTGTTAGTACATTCTGGAGAGAAATTGTATCAATACCCTTACTGTGAGAAGACTTTCACCGCATCAGACCATACTCAacagctgtacacacacactggagagacacCTTACTGTTGTTCAGATTGTAATTCATATTTCGTTAATGCGTTACAATTTAAGAGACATAAGCAAGagcacactggagagaagcctcaCGTCTGCTCCAAATGTGATATTTGTTTCTTTATAGAAGAGGACTTAAAAGCACATGAAATGATTCACACAGAGAAGCTTCACCCCTGTTCGGACTGTGGGCAAACATTTATTACAGCGCGGTATTTAACCAAACACAAGAGGATACATTTACGGATTAAGCCTTTCCGTTGCACCCAATGTGACAAGGGGTACACCAATTCAGATCAGCTAAAAGTTCATACGATGACGCATACTGGGGAGCGGCCTTACCAATGTGGTCAATGTAAGAAGAGTTTTAAAACCAAGCCGCATCTTAAATACCACCTGTTAATTCATGAGGTAGGGATGTTTCACCACTGCCCTGACTGTGATCAAAGGTTCTCTGCTGAGGAAACTTTAAAAGAACACATGCAGTTACACACGGGAGAGAAACCTTTCCACTGTCTGCAATGTGAGAAGACGTACAGTACTTCAGATGGATTAAAAGAACATATGATGACTCATACTGATTCTGATGGGTCACCAAGTACCAGAAATGTAGAAGAACAATGTCAGGAAATGCATGCTGTCGAACAGAGTTCCAATATTAATCAACACCCGCGTGAACATTCTGTAGAGAACCCTCATCAGTGTCCTCACTGTGAGAAGGGTTTCTCAAAACAATCGTATCTTAAAGAGCACTTGCTTTTACACGCTTGTGAGATGCCTTACCAGTGTAAGAAAAGTTATCCGACTTCCAGAAGATTAAAAGATCATAAGGCAAACTCTCAAATAGAAAGGCCTTGTATTtgttctgactgtggaaagagctTTGCTCAACTACGCAGCCTTACTAGGCACCAGCAAATACACACTGGGGAAAAGCCTCACCAGTGCCACATCTGTGAGAAGAGTTTCTACAGAAAATCTAATCTTCAACAACACTTGGCAGTACATGCTGGCAAGAAACCTTACCAGTGCTCTCATTGTGAGAAGAATTTCTCAAGACAATTACAACTTAAGATACACATGTACTCACACACTGGAGAGCAAACTTACCATTGTGCCGATTGTAATTCATATTTCCTTTATGCGTTACAATTTAAGAGACATATGCAAGagcacactggagagaagcctcaCCTCTGCGCCGACTGTGGTCTAACCTTCCTTATCGAAGAGGACTTAAAAGCACACGAAAGGattcacagaggagagaagcctcatcactgctctgactgtgggcgAAATTTCTCCTCGGCGGGATGCTTAAAGCAACACAAGCTCTTACATCTGGGACACAAATCTTTCCAATGTGAGCGATGTGATAAGAAGTTCTCAAGATCGATTCAGTTGAAAGTTCATATGTCAagacacactggagagaaaccatatCAATGTTCTGACTGTGATAAAAGTTATTGTCTTTCCAACCTCTTACAAAAACATCGTAGTataacacacaggggagaaaaacCTTACctttgctctgactgtggaaagtgTTTTGGTTACCGACACCAACTCGTAGTCCACCAGCGAATGCACACCGGGGAAAAGCCTTTTGTCTGCTCTGAGTGTGGAAAACAGTATTCCAATACATGTGGCTTGAAGATACATCAGCGAACACATACTGGCGAGAAACCGTACCAATGTCCTGACTGTGATCAATGTTTCATCCGGGTAGATTCCCTTAAACACCATCAATCATCAACGCATACCGGGAAGTGGCCTTTCAACTGCATTATTTGTGGGAAAGGTTTTTCGTCTAGCTGTGAGCTGAAAGGCCACATGCGCAGTCATAGTGGTGATAAACCTTATCAATGCCCTGTCTGTGAGAAGCGTTTCACGCTCGCGGGAACCTGTCGAAAACACCAGAAAACTCACACGGTGAGAGAGAAACCTCATGCCTGTTCTGAATGCGAAAAGAGTTTTGTAAATGTACAAAGACTAAAGGTACACAAGAGAGTACATACTGGTGAGAAGCCAtaccactgctctgactgtgggaagaacTTCACTCAATTGACAAGCTTAAATAGGCACAAGGTCAAACAACACAAAAGGATATAG
- the LOC129811387 gene encoding zinc finger protein 585A-like isoform X3 yields MPGQRVNIKAEEEEEEIISVLADDGKSSESSRPQDKTSHSSQREKSSTKLSRLKRHLHSGETPSHCSGSKESVSTVTLSKRPETVHPKEKCQGCGRSFSSSGCIRKHMPLFRSGEKPFHCLECSRKYTRSDHMVICSGVRPYQCPDCEKQCQEVSHALVKSSDPNHVLVHSGEKLYQYPYCEKTFTASDHTQQLYTHTGETPYCCSDCNSYFVNALQFKRHKQEHTGEKPHVCSKCDICFFIEEDLKAHEMIHTEKLHPCSDCGQTFITARYLTKHKRIHLRIKPFRCTQCDKGYTNSDQLKVHTMTHTGERPYQCGQCKKSFKTKPHLKYHLLIHEVGMFHHCPDCDQRFSAEETLKEHMQLHTGEKPFHCLQCEKTYSTSDGLKEHMMTHTDSDGSPSTRNVEEQCQEMHAVEQSSNINQHPREHSVENPHQCPHCEKGFSKQSYLKEHLLLHACEMPYQCKKSYPTSRRLKDHKANSQIERPCICSDCGKSFAQLRSLTRHQQIHTGEKPHQCHICEKSFYRKSNLQQHLAVHAGKKPYQCSHCEKNFSRQLQLKIHMYSHTGEQTYHCADCNSYFLYALQFKRHMQEHTGEKPHLCADCGLTFLIEEDLKAHERIHRGEKPHHCSDCGRNFSSAGCLKQHKLLHLGHKSFQCERCDKKFSRSIQLKVHMSRHTGEKPYQCSDCDKSYCLSNLLQKHRSITHRGEKPYLCSDCGKCFGYRHQLVVHQRMHTGEKPFVCSECGKQYSNTCGLKIHQRTHTGEKPYQCPDCDQCFIRVDSLKHHQSSTHTGKWPFNCIICGKGFSSSCELKGHMRSHSGDKPYQCPVCEKRFTLAGTCRKHQKTHTVREKPHACSECEKSFVNVQRLKVHKRVHTGEKPYHCSDCGKNFTQLTSLNRHKVKQHKRI; encoded by the exons ATGCCGGGCCAGAGAGTCAACATCAaagcagaagaggaggaggaggagattatTTCTGTCTTGGCTGATGATG GAAAGAGCTCCGAGTCCTCAAGACCCCAAGACAAGACATCTCACAGTTCTCAACGTGAGAAGAGCTCCACAAAACTATCACGTCTTAAACGGCACCTGCACTCTGGAGAGACGCCGTCCCACTGTTCAGGTAGCAAAGAAAGTGTCTCTACTGTGACGTTGTCAAAGAGACCCGAGACAGTCCATCCTAAAGAGAAGTGTCAGGGCTGCGGGAGAAGTTTCTCGTCATCAGGATGTATCAGGAAACACATGCCGTTGTTCCGTTCAGGAGAGAAACCCTTCCACTGCCTAGAGTGTAGTAGAAAGTACACCAGATCAGATCATATGGTTATATGCTCTGGTGTGAGACCTTACCAATGCCCTGACTGTGAAAAACAATGTCAGGAAGTATCACATGCTTTAGTAAAAAGTTCTGATCCTAATCATGTGTTAGTACATTCTGGAGAGAAATTGTATCAATACCCTTACTGTGAGAAGACTTTCACCGCATCAGACCATACTCAacagctgtacacacacactggagagacacCTTACTGTTGTTCAGATTGTAATTCATATTTCGTTAATGCGTTACAATTTAAGAGACATAAGCAAGagcacactggagagaagcctcaCGTCTGCTCCAAATGTGATATTTGTTTCTTTATAGAAGAGGACTTAAAAGCACATGAAATGATTCACACAGAGAAGCTTCACCCCTGTTCGGACTGTGGGCAAACATTTATTACAGCGCGGTATTTAACCAAACACAAGAGGATACATTTACGGATTAAGCCTTTCCGTTGCACCCAATGTGACAAGGGGTACACCAATTCAGATCAGCTAAAAGTTCATACGATGACGCATACTGGGGAGCGGCCTTACCAATGTGGTCAATGTAAGAAGAGTTTTAAAACCAAGCCGCATCTTAAATACCACCTGTTAATTCATGAGGTAGGGATGTTTCACCACTGCCCTGACTGTGATCAAAGGTTCTCTGCTGAGGAAACTTTAAAAGAACACATGCAGTTACACACGGGAGAGAAACCTTTCCACTGTCTGCAATGTGAGAAGACGTACAGTACTTCAGATGGATTAAAAGAACATATGATGACTCATACTGATTCTGATGGGTCACCAAGTACCAGAAATGTAGAAGAACAATGTCAGGAAATGCATGCTGTCGAACAGAGTTCCAATATTAATCAACACCCGCGTGAACATTCTGTAGAGAACCCTCATCAGTGTCCTCACTGTGAGAAGGGTTTCTCAAAACAATCGTATCTTAAAGAGCACTTGCTTTTACACGCTTGTGAGATGCCTTACCAGTGTAAGAAAAGTTATCCGACTTCCAGAAGATTAAAAGATCATAAGGCAAACTCTCAAATAGAAAGGCCTTGTATTtgttctgactgtggaaagagctTTGCTCAACTACGCAGCCTTACTAGGCACCAGCAAATACACACTGGGGAAAAGCCTCACCAGTGCCACATCTGTGAGAAGAGTTTCTACAGAAAATCTAATCTTCAACAACACTTGGCAGTACATGCTGGCAAGAAACCTTACCAGTGCTCTCATTGTGAGAAGAATTTCTCAAGACAATTACAACTTAAGATACACATGTACTCACACACTGGAGAGCAAACTTACCATTGTGCCGATTGTAATTCATATTTCCTTTATGCGTTACAATTTAAGAGACATATGCAAGagcacactggagagaagcctcaCCTCTGCGCCGACTGTGGTCTAACCTTCCTTATCGAAGAGGACTTAAAAGCACACGAAAGGattcacagaggagagaagcctcatcactgctctgactgtgggcgAAATTTCTCCTCGGCGGGATGCTTAAAGCAACACAAGCTCTTACATCTGGGACACAAATCTTTCCAATGTGAGCGATGTGATAAGAAGTTCTCAAGATCGATTCAGTTGAAAGTTCATATGTCAagacacactggagagaaaccatatCAATGTTCTGACTGTGATAAAAGTTATTGTCTTTCCAACCTCTTACAAAAACATCGTAGTataacacacaggggagaaaaacCTTACctttgctctgactgtggaaagtgTTTTGGTTACCGACACCAACTCGTAGTCCACCAGCGAATGCACACCGGGGAAAAGCCTTTTGTCTGCTCTGAGTGTGGAAAACAGTATTCCAATACATGTGGCTTGAAGATACATCAGCGAACACATACTGGCGAGAAACCGTACCAATGTCCTGACTGTGATCAATGTTTCATCCGGGTAGATTCCCTTAAACACCATCAATCATCAACGCATACCGGGAAGTGGCCTTTCAACTGCATTATTTGTGGGAAAGGTTTTTCGTCTAGCTGTGAGCTGAAAGGCCACATGCGCAGTCATAGTGGTGATAAACCTTATCAATGCCCTGTCTGTGAGAAGCGTTTCACGCTCGCGGGAACCTGTCGAAAACACCAGAAAACTCACACGGTGAGAGAGAAACCTCATGCCTGTTCTGAATGCGAAAAGAGTTTTGTAAATGTACAAAGACTAAAGGTACACAAGAGAGTACATACTGGTGAGAAGCCAtaccactgctctgactgtgggaagaacTTCACTCAATTGACAAGCTTAAATAGGCACAAGGTCAAACAACACAAAAGGATATAG